In the Desulfosporosinus acidiphilus SJ4 genome, GACTGTTGAGCGATCACAAGGTAGCGTAAAAGCTTAGGGAAATAAATCGTATGGGGGTCAGTATTTTCAGCAGCCTGGATGAAGATCTCGGACGCTTCCGTATAACGTTCAGCACGAAAAAGCTCCACGCCGTAATGGAATTGCAGCAAACGATTGGCCGGTTGTTTGGCAAGTTCTTTTTCTATCAACGAAATGTTACGGTATTTTTTATCTTTAACCTGGATCAAATGATCTGAATAGCCGTAATGAAGAATTGTAAAATCTTCGGCAATCTGATACTTTGCCTGGGTATTTTTCTCTAAAATAACGTCGGCTATTTGTTCATGAATAGCTCCGCGAAAGCGATACTCCTTCTTATTGCGAAAAAGCCGGAAAACAAGATCGGGGACGGTTTCGGTCCACCCTTCCCTTCCCAGGTAATTGATGATTTTCACGAAATATCCTTCAATGTCTTCGCACTCAAGTAATGGGGTCAAACGATCCCGGCTGGAAGGCGATAATTCTTCATCAGCGTCCAGAAAAAGTACCCAATCCCCTTGAGCTCTATCTAAGGAGGAGTTTCGAGCATCGCTAAAATTGTCATTCCAAAGAAAATGGTGAACTTTTGCTCCATGTTGTTGAGCTATGTCACAGGTTGAATCGGTGGAACCTGTATCAACAATGATGATTTCATCGACAATATCGGATACACTCTTTAAGCAGCGGTTTAAATTGTCTGCTTCGTTTTTTACAATCATACATAAACTGATTTTTATGGCCATGATCTCTCTGCCTTTTTAAGTTTTCTCCACTGCAATACTATATGCGCTCGAAAAGTGAAACTTTACGGGACAAATGGGAATAGCATATAGTATGCAATCTGTTAAAAAATGGATTGCACAAGGAAGGAAGGGAGAATTCTTTGGCCAACTTTAAAATTTTTCAAGACAACCCTGACCAAGTGAAGATTAAGATTTACGGGAGTAATAACACAGCCTTCAACACGGATTCATCGGGTAACCTGACGATTACGTCCACAGGGCTGGCGATCACTCCCCCGACCGACGGTTTGTCGATCACGTCGACAGGACTGGCAATCACAGCGCCAGCAAATGGTTTAACGGTAACAGCCCCAGCCAGCGGTCTGGCCATTACCCCGCCGACGGGTGGTTTATCGATCACTCCCCCGACGGGTGGTTTGTCGATCACGTCGACAGGACTGGCAATCACGGCGCCGGCAAATGGTTTAACGGTAACAGCCCCAGCCAGCGGTTTAGCCATTACCCCGCCAACTGGCGGTCTATCCATTACGCCGCCGGTTAATGGTATTCTCGTAACCTCACCGGGACTCGCCATTGTCAGTGCAACAACCGATGTTTCCGCAACTCACGCCAATATCACGGATACTGCAGGGAGTGGAGATACAACCTACAATGTCTTAGACGTGCGAACATGGACCTTCGGTGTGGTCAACGAATCCTTAGCAACGAACGCACAAGCACTTGTCAATTTACAGATCAGTCCTGACGGAACCAACTGGCTGACTGAAGCAGGACCGGTGACAATTAACCAAAATTCCTTAACCACGTTAGTATCTTCAATTTTCCTTAAGTATGCCCGGGTGTACTATAGTGCTGTGAATGCAGCCAGTGCTGTAACCTTGAACATTTTCTTCCAAGGAATTTTGTAGCAGTCAACCAGCAAAAAACGGTTAACTCAAGGAGCCCTGACAATATGGGCTCCTTGAGTAATTTTATCCAATCGTGAGACTTCTTCTATAAGTGGGAGTGGTCTCCGTTCTCTGCTTCGGTGGGGGGGTGGAGTCCCCGAAGACCCGATGTTCAGCTTTCGCTGAACAAGTTCACTAACTGTGCATACCTTAATACAGAGGAAAGGTGGTGTGAGTATGGCGGAATCCCGATGCTTAAAATGCGGCAATACTCATTTCGAGGTTGTCCACGCTAATAATTTGGAAGGAACCACGCGTGCAATACTTTTTGTCCAGTGCTCAGATTGCGGATCTGTGATCGGAGTCTTGGATTTCCTTAATATCAGCGTCCAGGCAGAACGTGTGAAGAACGATATGAAGACCAAACTCGAAAACATTTGGCATCAGCTTAACCATTAAGCTTCATCATTAGGTCTAACCGGAGGTTTCGGTTCATGATCTTCAATCATCGTTCTGTAAGCTGCTAGGGTTTTTTCTGCCACTTTCGACCAGGTAAAATGTTTGTGGATATGCTGCATGAGCGGGAGCGGCGAAGCAGCAAAGGATTGTTCAAGTGCCCTGCGCAGGCCGGAATTATCAAGCGGACGCACATAAAGGGCCATGTCTTGGAAGTATTCTTTAGGACTTCCTTGATCTGTCGAGATAACGACGGAACCACAGGCCCCGGCCT is a window encoding:
- a CDS encoding DUF6385 domain-containing protein; protein product: MANFKIFQDNPDQVKIKIYGSNNTAFNTDSSGNLTITSTGLAITPPTDGLSITSTGLAITAPANGLTVTAPASGLAITPPTGGLSITPPTGGLSITSTGLAITAPANGLTVTAPASGLAITPPTGGLSITPPVNGILVTSPGLAIVSATTDVSATHANITDTAGSGDTTYNVLDVRTWTFGVVNESLATNAQALVNLQISPDGTNWLTEAGPVTINQNSLTTLVSSIFLKYARVYYSAVNAASAVTLNIFFQGIL